The window GGGTTAAGGCAGCCGGGGATGATGTGAAACAAAATAGCGGCCATTTTTCTGTAGTCTGAATACTGAGGGAAGCGATGCAGGAGGATGACCAGCATTCCACTTGACAACATAATTAGATATGCAAAGAGATGAGTGCTGCAGGTCTTCAAGGCTTTACTGTTCAGAGACTTGTTGTTACTCATCAGACAGACTACTGTTATCTTAGTATAGGTGAGAACCGTGCTGCCTATAGAACCTGTGAACAAAACTACAGTGAAAGCGAGGCCATAGGCATTATTAATAAACACATCCTCACAGGAGAGTTTAAACAGTGAGGCATTGTCACAGTAAGGATTTGTGATCAGAGTCCTGCATCGGTTCAGCCGTATGGTGAGACCGAGCAGAATCCCGACCATTACTAAAGCCACTCCCCAGGCAGAAACTGTCAGCTTGATCACCATTTTGTTGGTCATTATGGCAGCATAGCGCAGGGGATTGCAGATGGCCACATATCTGTCGAAGGCCATAATCATGAGTGCTGTGTGGCAAGTGGTGGCATATATGTGTATTGTAAAAGCTTGGATCACACATTCATAATAACTGATGATGTGCACAGATGAAGACTGCAAGATATCTGAAAGCAAACGGGGCAGCAAGATAGAATTTCCAATAATGTCATTAACCGGCAGGTTACAGAAAAGCAGATACATGGGCTGGTGAAGGCTTTTGTCCAAGAAAACCACGACTACAATGCCAACATTTGCTAATATAATTATAAGgtaggagaaaaagaagaagagaaagacaggGTACACGGACACTTCTGTAACCTTTAACCCGTCCAGTTGGAGGGTAAAGCTGTTGTAGGTGTAGTTTTCCATCAACCTGAAACAAAAGACAATGCTGATTTATCACATAAGTCATAAGATctttacatacaatacaatacaacatcTGTGAATGTAAACCAAGGAACGATTTTAAATAGTTAAGTGATGAGTCATCAAACACTCACTAGCCAACCTTTTGCCAGAAGTCCACAACCTCGGTCTCAGTTTTATAACAGATATAGGTAAGGGTGATGTAACATCAAGTCGTCAAGCTGGTAGCCATAGGCAACACTGCTGAACTAATGGATGGAGGTTGGCAgtgtttgttgtctttgtttttttttcacagtaaaGCACAAACAGAAAAGGTATATAAAAAGCCTTGGTATAGTATATTTTCTTAGTGTAAACACTAAGGAACATCGATAGGCACTTCTGCCCAAACTGGGGGACATTAAGGAGCGCCATGAAACATAACATCTCTCATGGCAACGTCCATAACTAAATTGTGTCATGAAGGGGCTAAAGGGGCTCACAAACCTCTTTCAAACACCAGATATCCTTTACTCTCTCCACTCAAAATTGCTCAGCACCCTGGGGTGGACAGCGTACTGGCGTCCCTTCTCTTTTCATGCGACTTTGGTCCATTGATCTTGATTTTGAAAATGCATTAAAGGCAGTTGTTGACCAACTCTCTTGGTAGTCGAAGGCAAGACCAGGTGCTGGATTGTTCTTCTGCAAATATCTGACTCCTTTGGATCCTTTAACCAAATGCCCTGAAAGTATTTTACATGCCCCAGAGACTTGTGACCCATCCTGAATCTTTGGTGTTTGGCATGCTAGATTAGAGCTGGATCATGAGTGGACTGAACTACATGCAGGtaggtgggtggtgatggcgcagtggataaaacttgtgcctttggtgtgggagacctgggtttaaatcccactgcgatacatcaaccaatgtgtccctgagcaagacacttaacccctagttactccagaggtgtgcgacctctgacttatatagcaattgtaagttgctttggataaaagcgtcagataaatgacatgtaatgtaatgtaacatgcaTGGACCTGACATCCCTATTTGTCCTTTCCAAGAACCACCTCCATTTAGCCAACTCCAATTCTGTAAGCTCGCATTCACCTGTTTATTTGTTTCCATGCAACTTTGTCTTTTCCTGGAACTGCAGCAGAGTAATAGTCATTAATTAGTGCAAATGTATTGGAGTACTTTACGTATGTGGTGATGGGTGAAGGGAACCTGAAACCATTTGTCTGATACAGCATCCTTCTCGAAAAGCTCAagctgttctcatgaagcaagtccatccatccatccatcttcatccgcttatccggggtcgggtcgcgggggtagcagctccagcaggggaccccaaacttccctttcccgggccacattaaccagctccgactgggggatctcgaggcgttcccaggccaggttagagatataatccctccacctagtcctgggtctcccccgaggcctcctcccagctggacgtgcctggaacacctccctagggaggcgcccaggggcatccttaccagatgcccgaaccacctcaactggctcctttcgacgcaaaggagcagcggctctactccgagctcctcacggataactgagcttctcaccctatctctaagggagacgccagctaccctcctgaggaaaccctatttcggccgcttgtaccctggatcttgttctttcagtcatgcccagccttcatgaccataggtgagggtaggaacaaaaaccgaccggtagattgagagctttgccttctggctcagctctcttttcgtcacaacgatgcgataaattgaatgtaataccgcacctgctgtgccgattctccgaccaatctcccgctccattttCCCCTCACTCgctgaacaagaccccaaggtacttgaactccttcacttggggtaaggactcattccctacctggagaaggcactccatcagtttcctgctgagaaccatggcctccgatttagaggtgctgatcctcatcgcagccgcttcacactcggctgcgaaccgatccagtgagtgctgaaggtcacaggccgatgatgccatcaggaccacatcatctgcaaaaagcagcgatgagatccccagcccaccgaactgcaacccctttccaccccgactacgcctcgatatcctgttcataaatactacaaacaggactggtgacaagcgcagccctggcggaggccaactctcacctgaaacgagtccgacttactgccgagaacccggacacagttctcgctttggtcgtacagagattggatggccctgagaagggaccccctcaccccgtactcccgcagcacctcccacagtatctcccggggcacccggtcatacgccttctccagatccacaaaacacatgtagactggttgggcatactcccaggctccctccaggatccttgcgggagtaaagatctggtccgttgttccacgaccagggacggaatccgcattgttcctcttcaacctgagattcgactatcgacccgaaccctcctttccagcaccttggagtagactttaccgggaggctgagaagtgtgatacccctgtaattggcacacaccctctggtcccccctttttaaaaagggaaccaccaccccagtctgccactccttaggcaccgtcccagacttccacgcaatgttgaagaggcgtgtcagcaagacaacccctccacacccagagctttaagcatttctggacggatctcatcaattcctggggctttgccactgtggagttatttaactacctcagcaacctccaccagggaaattgatgccaatccccctcatcctccagctctgcctctaccatagagggcgtattagtcggttaggagttcctcaaagtgctcctgccaccgccctattacctcctcagttgaggtcaacagcgtcccatccttactgtacacagactggatggttccccgcttcccccctcctgaggtggcgacggttttccagaagtaccttggtgccgaccgaaagtccttctccatgtcttctccgaacttctcccacacacgctgctttgcctctttcacggcagaggctgcagcccttcggtaccttgcagctgcctccggagtcgtctgggataacatatcccggaaagactccttcttcaatcagacggcttccctgaccaccggtgtccaccacggtgttcgtggagttaccgccccttgaggcacctaagaccctaagaccccagctcctcaccgcagcttcagcaatggaaactttgaacattgtccattcgggttcaatgcccccagcctccacagggatgcacgaaaagctccgcccggaggtgtgagttgaaagtctgtcggacaggggcctcctccagacgttcccaatttacccgcactacccgtttgggcttaccaggtctgtccagagtcttcccccaccccctgacccaactcaccaccagatggtgatcggttgacagctccgcccctctcttcacccgagtgtccaaaacatatggcctcagatcagatgaaagcgattataaaatcgatcattgacctttggcctagggtgctctggtaccaagtacacttatgagcatccctatgttcgaacatggtgttcgttatagacaatccatgactagcacagaagtccaacaacaaacaaccactctggtttagatcagggaggccgttcctcccaatcacgcctctccatgtgtctccatcattacccacgtgcgcgttgaagtcccccagcagaactatggagtccccgactggagccccatgcaggactccactcaaggtctccaagaggccgaatactctgaactcttgtttggtgcatatgcacaaacaacagtcagagttttccccccacaacccgcaggcgtagggaggcgaccctctcgtccactgggttaaactccaacgtagcggcgctcagccagggggcttgtgagtatccccacacccgcccggcgcctcacaccctgggcaactccggagaagaaaagagtccaacccctatccagaagtatggttccagaaccaagactgtgcgtagaggtaagccccaccagatctaaccggtagcgctccacctcccgcacaagttccggctccttcccccacagagaggtgacattcccacgtccccagagcgagcctctgctgcccgggtctggtccgtcgaggcccctgaccttcactgccacccatgtggcagcgcattCGACCCCAgcagttcctcccacaggtggtgggcccatgggatggagggatgtccgccacgtagctttttcgggctgtgcctggccgggctccgtggcaaacccggccaccagacgctcgctgacgagccctc is drawn from Sander vitreus isolate 19-12246 chromosome 13, sanVit1, whole genome shotgun sequence and contains these coding sequences:
- the LOC144527666 gene encoding olfactory receptor 52K1-like; translated protein: MENYTYNSFTLQLDGLKVTEVSVYPVFLFFFFSYLIIILANVGIVVVVFLDKSLHQPMYLLFCNLPVNDIIGNSILLPRLLSDILQSSSVHIISYYECVIQAFTIHIYATTCHTALMIMAFDRYVAICNPLRYAAIMTNKMVIKLTVSAWGVALVMVGILLGLTIRLNRCRTLITNPYCDNASLFKLSCEDVFINNAYGLAFTVVLFTGSIGSTVLTYTKITVVCLMSNNKSLNSKALKTCSTHLFAYLIMLSSGMLVILLHRFPQYSDYRKMAAILFHIIPGCLNPIIYGVQSKEIRKFLSQLFQLRKVLPS